CTGTTCGTCGGGCCGGAGGTTTGCCGCCGACTTCCTTCAGATTCCACCTCACGGTGGACACCCTTGTCTTAAGCTACGGCTACTGCTACCTTCGCCGTTCGGGACTTTCACCCTATAGACAACGCCCATGCCGGGCGCACGAAAAAAGGAGTCTGCCATCAGACTCCTTTTATTATTAAGTCTTTAATTACATAACACAAAGCAGCCAGATCCTCAATATGCATCTGTGCTCCGGCAGACCGGTCAAAGAGAATCTGACAGGCTGGCGCAATCTCTTCATCACCTTCCCAGAACAGAACCCGCACCGGTACCCGCGGGGCAAACCAGCCCTCCAGGGTCAAATCGGCCCGGCCAGGGATAACGGCAAAGCCGGTACAATTCCCGGCCTCACGCCAAATTGTCCAGTTCACCTGTAAAAAGGCAGCCAGCTTATCCAGCACATCGCGTTTCAAAGCAGGGAAAAAAACATTCCCTTGAGGAAGATCCCGGTAGGACGCCCATTCTCCGCTTAAGGGCAAGGGCCGGGCAGAAGAAAGATAGTTAAGCAGAATCAATGACCACCACAGGGGGGGAGTCCCGGTGTCATCTGCAAAAACCATTTCCCCGCCCGGATAGGATACACGAAAACCGACCCCGAAACTGACCAGCTCAAAATAACCCTGATCCGTATTATACCGGTAACCGCTATTGGCCGCAATCGTATCTGGAGCTAACGCCTTTAATTTGGCCCGACTCCGGGCAAAAGCCGGACTATAGGCTCCTTCTCTGGACTTCATCCCCCTTACCCCCTACCTTTCGTTTAACCTATTTCCGCTACCCGCTCCAGTGCTGTAATCCTGTCGCTGCTAAAGATAATTACAGCAAAAATCAAAAGCGCCCCACTCCAGTAAGGCAGGTGCCGATGGATTCCATAAAGGGCACCGCCACTTAAAGGACCCAGTATCCGGCCCAGACTGGCAAAGGACTGCAATAAACCCATAGCTGCTCCCTGACTGCCCCGATTAGCTTTACTGGCCAGACTGGATGTGGTCGGACCCTGCAAAGATCCACCCACCATATTAACTGCCGTTCCCAAATACATCAGATATTTGCTGGCTGAAGCGATAATCAGCAATAAACCAGCACCCGATAGCCAGGTGCCAGCTTTAATCAGCCGGGCATCCCCCAGGCGCCGGGACAATCGCCCCAGCAGGCCTCCCTGGATTACTACCCCTATTAACCCGAGAAAGGTAAACATGGTCCCCATCTGTTTCGGCCCAAAACCGATTTTTTCCGCTGCCAGCAAAGCAAAGGTGGCTTCAAACATGGCCATGGTGAAATTCATAACAAATGCCAGTAGAAAGAGAACGAATAAGGGATGGCGTACCACCGCCCAGGACAGGCGGGTTTTGTCTTTTTCC
Above is a genomic segment from Carboxydocella sporoproducens DSM 16521 containing:
- a CDS encoding DUF3786 domain-containing protein, with translation MKSREGAYSPAFARSRAKLKALAPDTIAANSGYRYNTDQGYFELVSFGVGFRVSYPGGEMVFADDTGTPPLWWSLILLNYLSSARPLPLSGEWASYRDLPQGNVFFPALKRDVLDKLAAFLQVNWTIWREAGNCTGFAVIPGRADLTLEGWFAPRVPVRVLFWEGDEEIAPACQILFDRSAGAQMHIEDLAALCYVIKDLIIKGV
- a CDS encoding MFS transporter, which translates into the protein MQKKAVYSIAILFTILFLVMVGFGIIIPIMPFYIKKLGGGSTAIGLFMSVYSVMQFFFAPFWGRLSDRIGRRPVLLIGLSGYALTFILFGLLNSLWLMIAVRALSGMISSATLPTAMAYLADVTEGSERSKSMGIVGAAMGLGMVFGPALGGWLGHYSYSMPFFVAGGLATLLIPFAWTFLPESLPAGAKQVEKDKTRLSWAVVRHPLFVLFLLAFVMNFTMAMFEATFALLAAEKIGFGPKQMGTMFTFLGLIGVVIQGGLLGRLSRRLGDARLIKAGTWLSGAGLLLIIASASKYLMYLGTAVNMVGGSLQGPTTSSLASKANRGSQGAAMGLLQSFASLGRILGPLSGGALYGIHRHLPYWSGALLIFAVIIFSSDRITALERVAEIG